Proteins co-encoded in one Erinaceus europaeus chromosome 2, mEriEur2.1, whole genome shotgun sequence genomic window:
- the ZNF180 gene encoding LOW QUALITY PROTEIN: zinc finger protein 180 (The sequence of the model RefSeq protein was modified relative to this genomic sequence to represent the inferred CDS: inserted 3 bases in 2 codons; substituted 2 bases at 2 genomic stop codons), producing MNFKIVTADFNQEEEVSLNSSPKTLDKHMFHRDIVSWDLEAAFGKRESASKQSTFYDEAFSEVKIERLTKDGPWLSSCEEIQDCQEHLEKQXEKHERLLKEVALAQKKANESDKFESNFIFLSPQLLPIRSHLVKHASQVKKFSLTSVVNSPQTVNDSTKLYKNNEYENFHPEHSFYSFNKNSNRKXVLXFSDSIQPFNFSTSLNICEKIHTRGKSFTFKGCGQVLNHGVSHNEKQRISVKESQYKCSQTFQGSSLARNMKPSSEEKPFECSQCGKSFSWSSHLAHQRTHTGEKPYECNECGKSFSRSSHLVSHQRIHTGEKPYRCTQCGKSFSQSYVLVVHQRTHTGEKPYECSQCGKSFRQSYKLIAHQRTHTGEKPYECNQCGKSFIQSYKLIAHQRIHTGEKPYACNQCGKSFSQNYKLVTHQRIHTGEKPFECNQCGKSFSWSSQLVVHQRTHTGEKPFECDECGKSFNRSSHLVMHQRTHTGEKPYECNQCGKSFSQSYVLVVHRRTHTGEKPYECSQCGKSFRQXSCLTQHQRTHTREKPYECSQCGKTFSLSARLIVHQRTHTGEKPFMCSQCGKSFINSSKLTRHLATHTEDILIVPR from the exons ATGAACTTCAAAATTGTGACTGCTGACTTTAATCAGGAGGAAGAAGTCAGTTTGAACTCTTCTCCAAAGACCCTGGATAAGCATATGTTCCACAGAGACATAGTTTCTTGGG aTTTGGAAGCTGCATTTGGAAAAAGAGAATCAGCATCAAAGCAGAGCACTTTTTATGATGAAGCATTTAGCGAAGTGAAAATAGAAAGGCTGACAAAAGATGGCCCATGGTTATCTTCATGTGAAGAAATTCAGGATTGCCAGGAGCACTTAGAAAAGC TGGAAAAACATGAGAGACTGTTGAAAGAAGTGGCATTGGCTCAAAAGAAGGCTAATGAAAGTGATAAATTTGAaagcaatttcatttttctttcaccTCAGTTATTACCCATAAGGAGCCACTTAGTTAAACATGCTTCACAAGTTAAAAAATTCAGTCTCACTTCTGTTGTGAACAGTCCTCAAACTGTTAATGACAGTAcaaagctatataaaaataatgaatatgaAAACTTCCACCCAGAACATTCGTTTTATTCATTTAACAAAAACTCAAATAGAAAATAAGTCCTATGATTTAGTGACAGTATTCAACCTTTTAACTTCAGTACATCCTTAAATATTTGTGAGAAAATACATACAAGAGGGAAATCCTTTACTTTTAAGGGATGTGGGCAAGTTTTAAATCATGGTGTATCCCATAATGAGAAACAGAGAATCTCTGTTAAAGAGAGTCAATATAAATGCAGTCAAACCTTCCAGGGCTCATCCCTTGCTCGCAATATGAAACCTAGTTCTGAAGAGAAACCCTTTGAATGTAGTCAGTGTGGAAAAAGCTTCAGCTGGAGCTCTCATCTTGCACATCAGAGGACTCATACAGGGGAGAAACCATATGAATGTAATGAATGTGGAAAGTCCTTCAGCCGGAGCTCTCACCTTGTATCACATCAGAGaattcacactggagagaaaccaTATAGGTGTACTCAGTGTGGGAAATCCTTTAGTCAGAGCTATGTTCTTGTTGTGCATCAGAGAACTCACACTGGAGAGAAGCCTTACGAATGCAGTCAGTGTGGGAAGTCTTTCAGGCAGAGCTACAAGCTCATTGCACATCAAAGAACTCAcactggagagaagccctatgaatgcaaCCAATGTGGAAAGTCATTTATCCAGAGTTACAAACTTATTGCACATCAAAGAATTCATACTGGAGAAAAACCTTATGCATGCAATCAATGTGGTAAGTCTTTTAGTCAAAATTATAAGCTTGTTACTCATCAAAGAATACACACAGGAGAAAAACCTTTTGAATGCAATCAGTGTGGAAAATCCTTCAGCTGGAGCTCTCAGCTTGTTGTACATCAACGAactcacactggagagaaaccctTTGAATGTGATGAGTGTGGGAAATCTTTTAATCGCAGTTCTCACCTTGTTATGCACCAGAGAACACATACTGGAGAAAAACCTTATGAGTGTAATCAGTGTGGAAAGTCTTTCAGCCAGAGCTATGTTCTTGTGGTACATCGGAGAACTCATacaggagagaagccctatgagtgTAGTCAGTGTGGGAAGTCTTTCAGACA TTCATGTCTAACTCAACATCAGAGGACTCATAccagagagaaaccctatgagtgCAGCCAGTGTGGGAAAACATTTAGCTTGAGTGCTCGATTAATTGTTCATCAAAGAACTCATACTGGGGAGAAACCCTTTATGTGCAGTCAATGTGGTAAATCTTTCATTAACAGTTCTAAACTTACCAGGCATCTGGCAACTCATACTGAAGACATACTGATTGTACCTAGGTGA